Genomic DNA from Vanrija pseudolonga chromosome 3, complete sequence:
gtggtggtatTGATGAGGTGATCCATGGTGTGCAGGGTACGTAATCCGGCAGTGagtcgctcgtcgctgtcaAGTGGTGTAGCTAAGTCTTGCTTGGCGTCTTGGCGCGGCTGGGCGCGGTACGGTCGTACGGCGCGGTGCTCCACGTGGACGACGGCAGGTGCAGGGTTGCAGCGTTGCTTGGAGCAGCGCAGGAGGAGAGCCCCCGAGCCGAGGTTGTGTCGTGTGCCTGAACGACGTCACTCGCCGCCAGTGCCACCACCAGTGCGCCACAAGGCCAGAGCCTTGAAATCCGGCGACACGCAGGccgcccgcctgctgctcgcccGCGCTCCCGCGGGCTCTCAGCTGCTCCTGCTAGGACAACGAAAATCAAATCGCACCGACGGACGACCCGTCGCTCCACAACTTTCGCAGCTCGCTAGTGTCGTCCGTGGGTAGTGGTGCATGTGGGTGCGTGCACTGGCGTACTGGCGCTGCACGCAGGCGGTCGGGGCCGCCGCTACTGCTTCGTTTGGCACGCAGCCGAAATGAATATGACGAGGAAGGTTTTTGCTTGCTTCTAGCGAACACTCTCCGACCGGGCAGTTGGGGGACGCGGCCGTATGTCTCCGTCGCCGCGAGGTCTTGAGCCAACGTGGGTTCAttctcgctgctgctgacgTGGGTTTagctactgctgctgctgctgctgcatgctgcacGCTGCTCTCTGCGCCAGTGGCGGTGCTACAAAGGAAGGGAAAATTAGGAGAAAAAGGGAAGCGACCTTCCTTCCTAAGCGACTCGTAGAGCCACACGCCACAAAATACTCCCCCCCTTTAACCCGGGGCCATCACTTTTTGCCAAGTCCTGGGCTGTCTGGGCATTGCTGGGCATTTCTTGGCCCTCTTGGCAACGCCAAGGATTCCGCCGCCCTGCCGAGGTTTCCTTGGCTCTGACCCCCCTGCCCCCCCCAAGAGGTCTCGCCTTTATTCCCACATCCTCCTACTGCCCCCCCCATCTCTCTCTttctcttcttcttctttcTCCTTCTCCACATTGCTCATCAGACGTTTGTTTGTTGATTCTTTATTGTCGATAGCGAcacagcgacagcgacgacgacgacgacacacacacacaacctCCGACCGCCGACCCGCGTAGCCCGACTGCGATCGCCCTGGAAATAGACTTGGCCCACATCGCACCCCCCAGCATCGCATTCTAGAGCCTAGGCCACGCCGACACAACTGGCGCCACTTGACTCTTGCTACGTCTGACAACGAATCGTTGCGACAACAAAGTCGACGACACACATCATCACCCCCCCTCtacacccaccacccaccatgtCCTACCCTTCCCTCCCTACCGCGTACCTGCATCCGCCAACAgtctcgtccgagtcggcgtcctcggtcGAGCCACTGaccccgacctcggcggcgagcggacCCACTTCCCGTCCGTCCCCGTccgaggttgagcgcgacgagctcgactcggacgaggccTCGGCCAACCAGCACGGCAACAACGCCGCATCCGAGCCCGGCATTGAGTGCAAGTGGAAGGACTGCACCTACTCTGCACCCGGCCCCGAGGAGCTCTACACCCACCTCTGCGAGTCGCACATTGGCCGCAAGAGCACCAACAACCTCTGCCTCACCTGCGGCTGGGAGGGATGTGGTGTCAAGTGTGTCAAGCGCGACCACATCACGTCGCATCTTAGGGGTGAGTCATTTGTGCATGAAATGGGGCTGCTTGCTGCGGCATGCACACATGGTCATGTTCACTTTAGGAATACCCGCTGACACCCAAAATAGTCCACACTCCCCTCAAACCCCACCCGTGTTCCGTCTGCGGCAAGACGTTCAAGCGTCCCCAGGACTTGAAGAAGCACGAGCGCATCCACACCCAGGAGCACCACCAGCTGCACAAGCTCTCCAAGGCTACCACCTCAAACGACCCAGACTTCAACTCTCGGTTTCCTAGCCACCGCCACGATGGtcaccacctcccccaccctgcGGATCGATCCCCCGTCTCGCTCAGCCTCTCCCCCTCGTCTTCGGCACAGGACCCCACCTCGCCTTATGACAACCCGCACCTCCTCGGACTCCCCGCCTCTGGACAggcaccctcgccctcgtctctCGCTGCCCTCCACAAAAAGCAGCATGAGGAGCTCGCTGCGTACCAGCAGCGAGAGCTCATGatcctccagcagctcgcctaccagcagcagcagagctcggcgtacgccgcccagctcgcagCCGAGTCGCTTGGCGCTAACCGCCTCAAGCGCGgtcacgacgacggcttTGACCACTTCGTCGAGGACatgaagaagaggaagatggACCCCGTctacgacgtcgacatgatTGCCAGGCTCAACGCGCTCATGCCTCCGGGGCTCCCCTCGGCTGGCTTCCCCCAGctctcggccctcgccggtgccgccggcgccaacggcggACAGTTCTACCCCGGCCTCCCCAACCTCAACCTCCAGACCCCCTCGTCCATGCCCCCCATGCCCATCCCCGACATCCGCACCGAGGCCGATCTCGCCCTCTTCAACCAGTTCATGGTGTCGCTCGGTCGCGAGGCCACCCAGCCCAACGGCCCCACTGCCTTCCCTATGGAGTCgaacggcagcagcgcctcggGCTCCAACGCCTCGCGCaactcgctctcgccccTGTCGGAGAACAGCCCCATCGAGGACCTCTTCAACCCCAGCGAGCTGGCCTCGCTTGGCCTTGCCGGCATGCCCGGTATCCCCCAGGGTGCCTCGCTCCCCAACAACGCCGGCAGCGTCTCGCTTGGCTCGCTCTACCCGTCgctcgacagcctcgactcgcgcccccgtgcctcgtcgctgtccgaGGCTGCTgagcctcctcgtcgccccaTTGCCGgcctcccccgcgccggcagcacgagcggcgcgaccgCCCGCCAGGCCTTCAACtacagcggcggtggcgagtcGCAGTACCCCAACCTGCCCAACAACTGGCTCTCGTCGCCCCCTGGCGGCACTGCCGAGCAGAACTTTGCCTCGTTCGACTCGCTTGCCCGTTCGCGCTCGTCCCTCCCCGCTgccaccctcgccccccGCGACTTCTACAAGCGCACCTACCGCCACATTGCTCCTCTTGGTGCCGCCCCCAACCACCgcgagagcgccgagcgcaccggtgccgacgaggacgacgacgaggagtcTGTTTCGTCCGAGGAGAACGACCGTGAGATCCACCCCAGGATACCCATCAAcgctctcctcgccgacggcgacccgGCGTACAAGCTGCCCGCTATCCGCCGTCTCGAGAGCGACTCGACCTCCCTGCCAAGCctgcgccagcagctcgctgTCCCCTCGACTTCGCGCCGCACGCTCTCGCCTGCGCGCAACCCGCCTGTCAAGCGCCacacggacgacgacaacattGTCCACGGCGTCaagcgtctcgagctcgacgaccgccgccgcggcgactcgcccgcgctcgagggtgtctcgtcgccatcgtcggTCGCGTCTAGCACCGCCACGTCGCGccctgccactgccacaccACGGGACCCCATGGCTGAgatgcgccgccgccatgctgCCCTCATCCGCGCGTGGCTCGTCGCTGTCAACCTCGAGTTTAAGCGCAAGCAGGTGGCAGACAAGGCCAAGCACGAGTGGGCGCCGGCGACTCCTAGCCGCCTGAGCGAGATTGCTGCCTAAAGGGTTGTGTTATCGGGTTGTAGTTTTATGTACCATAGGAATCTTGATGTATTCATCGACGAGTGCAAtgcgagctgcgagctggCGAAGCCAGCGAGGCAGCGAGGTGCAGGGGATAATACTTAGTGCTGCAGCGGTGACCAAAGTAACGATGGTGACGCAGTGACGCCGGAAATTGGACGCCGAAGACCCCTCTGCTTGATTGGACGGATGCATGCATACGACCTGGCCCTGCAGCTCGTCCGAGCAGTAGCAGGAGCAAGCAGCATGCGACCATGCGACCATGCAGCGGAGCGGGCGCGTATCTCGCAAACGTGTGTGTGCTCTTTGCATAGGCCGATAACCAGGGGGCGAGTTAGCCACTTTcggtgggcgggggcgaggtaGGCTGAAGGGCAGCAGGGCTGTCTGTCCCTTTGCCACTTGTGCCCGAaatgacgccgtcgcgccaaGTCGAGTTGATCCGGAACGTGCCCGGCCACACAGGCTGGACTCTTGACTTCTTTATCACGGACATTGTTGTtgcgagtcgacgacgactgcaTCGCACTTCATACCACATCGCATCACACGCTCGCACGTAGACAGATACGCTCGACAACGTCtactcactcactcacccacTCCCGACGACAGACCCCTCCACCCTGTCGTCTCGGCACTATACACctccgacgacgccgcgccggccgcagcggccccgggctggcggcgcgggcgcgcagtcgtcgtcttcgtcgtgGACGGCACTGCTGACGGCCGTCGCGGTCCTGTCGGCGCATGCGCTGCTCTCGTCTccccacgaccacgaccacgagcacgcccacgaccacggccacggcgccgccgaagGACACGTCGATCTGCTGCAACGCTcggaccaccaccaccacgcgcacgccgccctcggcccattgctcggcggcgcggcgttcctcgtgctcgcgcgcagtGGGCGCTCCCTGCTCTCCGACGTGCGGAAACGCGACTTGCGCAGGacggacggcgcgctcgaggtgctcctgtccgcggcgcaggcggcgctcTTCGCCCTCGCGTTGCCGCAAACCGGGGCGTTACGGTGAGTAGAGTAGTGCTAGTTCGCAAGGCCCAGACCTGACCCACCCCGCAGCGCGACGAttctcgtgctcgccgctaCGTCTGCCGTCGGGGGCGGTAAGCGCGCCATTGGCGCCgcggtcctcggcgccggcgtcttGACCCTCCTTGCGCTggaggacgagtttggcgccaccgccggcgcggcgctcgcggtcgtgTCTGCTGTTCTGGCGAagcgcgcctcgtcgccgagggtagcgagccgcgacgcccgcaTTTCGGCGCTTATCgccgttgttgtcgtcgcgctgctcgtgctcacCTTCTCCGTGAGTAGGGTCGCCGCTTGATCAGACTAcccagctcacgccgccccaGGGACCCATGTCCGCCATCGGCTCGATTGGCgctgcgctcctcgtcgcgctgtccgcgccctccctcccgcaggccagcacgcccgcgctctcgctcgcggccatcGCGCTGGGCCAGGTCTTTGTCCTCCCGCCATGGCCGAGCGCGGTCGACCTCGGTCTCGCAGCGGCCGCCACC
This window encodes:
- the RIM101 gene encoding pH-response transcription factor, with the protein product MSYPSLPTAYLHPPTVSSESASSVEPLTPTSAASGPTSRPSPSEVERDELDSDEASANQHGNNAASEPGIECKWKDCTYSAPGPEELYTHLCESHIGRKSTNNLCLTCGWEGCGVKCVKRDHITSHLRVHTPLKPHPCSVCGKTFKRPQDLKKHERIHTQEHHQLHKLSKATTSNDPDFNSRFPSHRHDGHHLPHPADRSPVSLSLSPSSSAQDPTSPYDNPHLLGLPASGQAPSPSSLAALHKKQHEELAAYQQRELMILQQLAYQQQQSSAYAAQLAAESLGANRLKRGHDDGFDHFVEDMKKRKMDPVYDVDMIARLNALMPPGLPSAGFPQLSALAGAAGANGGQFYPGLPNLNLQTPSSMPPMPIPDIRTEADLALFNQFMVSLGREATQPNGPTAFPMESNGSSASGSNASRNSLSPLSENSPIEDLFNPSELASLGLAGMPGIPQGASLPNNAGSVSLGSLYPSLDSLDSRPRASSLSEAAEPPRRPIAGLPRAGSTSGATARQAFNYSGGGESQYPNLPNNWLSSPPGGTAEQNFASFDSLARSRSSLPAATLAPRDFYKRTYRHIAPLGAAPNHRESAERTGADEDDDEESVSSEENDREIHPRIPINALLADGDPAYKLPAIRRLESDSTSLPSLRQQLAVPSTSRRTLSPARNPPVKRHTDDDNIVHGVKRLELDDRRRGDSPALEGVSSPSSVASSTATSRPATATPRDPMAEMRRRHAALIRAWLVAVNLEFKRKQVADKAKHEWAPATPSRLSEIAA